The proteins below are encoded in one region of Maribacter aestuarii:
- a CDS encoding DUF2721 domain-containing protein, with translation MELSLSIPALLFPAISLTMLAYNARYLTIAALIRQLHQKYQETESKSIGLQVQQLRKRLIIIKNMQATAIFSFLLAVITMFLIYVELGFWANLIFVISLLALMVSLVLSFIEVQLSTKALSIQLRDIEE, from the coding sequence ATGGAACTATCCCTGAGTATTCCCGCGCTTTTATTTCCGGCCATCTCACTGACCATGCTGGCCTATAATGCCCGTTATTTGACCATTGCTGCACTTATACGGCAATTGCATCAAAAATATCAGGAAACGGAATCAAAATCCATAGGACTACAAGTACAACAGTTAAGAAAAAGACTTATTATTATTAAGAATATGCAGGCGACCGCGATATTCAGTTTCCTCTTAGCGGTCATTACCATGTTCTTAATCTATGTAGAACTTGGTTTTTGGGCCAATCTTATTTTTGTCATTAGCCTTTTGGCGCTCATGGTTTCCTTGGTTTTATCGTTTATTGAGGTTCAACTATCCACAAAGGCGCTTTCCATTCAACTTAGAGATATTGAAGAATAG
- a CDS encoding WD40/YVTN/BNR-like repeat-containing protein — MKLFSFLSLFCITLSIAQVSTTSAEDVLMSLKDKAQLEQTSLVKNIPLKNIGPSIMSGRVVDLAVNPNNPTEFYVGYASGGLWYTNNNGTTFTPIMDNSHTQNVGDIAVDWKSGTIWVGTGENNASRSSYAGIGILKSSDKGKTWTNVGLQDSHHIGRILINPTNPDEVVVGVTGHLYSPNEERGIYKTTDGGKSWNRTLFVSPEAGIIDVAFAPNNFNIMYASAWEKDRKAWVFLGNGTDSGIYKSTDGGSSWTKVSTPESGFPTGDGVGRIGLAVFDENTVYAVHDNQSRRPKKSEEKKKSDGLTKEDFKTMSSENFLKLSDKELNNFLKNNNFQEKYRAENVKQMVRSGAVKPTDLAKYLEDANSMLFDTPVIGAEVYKSTDSGKTWNKRNEDFIDDLFYSYGYYFAQINVDPSNVDKIYLAGVPIIKSDDGGKTYTSINGDNVHSDHHALWINPKMSGHLINGNDGGVNISYDDGKNWSKNNAPSVGQFYAINVDNEEPYNVYGGLQDNGVWKGPHDAEENSEWHQTGHYPWKSIMGGDGMQVQIDNRNSDIVYTGFQFGNYYRLDLKNDKRSYIQPKHELGETPYRFNWQTPILLSHHNQDIIYLGGNKLHRSLNQGDDWETISGDLTQGGKEGDIAYGTLTTISESPFKFGLIYTGSDDGLIQITKDAGGSWTNISNSLPKNLWVSRVAASKHKKERVYATLNGYRWDDFTSYIFVSDDYGKTWKSISNNMPSSPVNVIVEDPENEDLLFAGTDNGLYISFNRGSSWEVFQNGMPNVAVHDLVIQPKAKHLLVGTHGRSIYKADISTLQLMDSELMEKDLHLFDLASIKHNKNWGSSWSSWSKPQTPGLDITFYTNEADAFEATILSSDGIEVSATEIAADEGLNVLSFDVAFSKAGKMNYLKKHKTELTEAKNGKTYLPEGTYSIVMKSNGAEEKKEFTIE, encoded by the coding sequence ATGAAACTCTTTTCCTTCCTTAGTCTCTTTTGCATCACTCTTTCTATCGCTCAGGTATCCACCACTTCGGCAGAGGATGTATTGATGTCCCTAAAAGATAAGGCGCAATTAGAACAAACTTCCCTGGTCAAGAATATTCCCTTAAAAAATATTGGGCCCTCGATAATGAGTGGTCGCGTAGTGGACCTTGCCGTAAATCCCAACAATCCGACCGAGTTTTACGTAGGTTACGCTTCTGGCGGGCTCTGGTATACCAACAATAATGGTACGACCTTCACTCCGATCATGGACAATTCACATACTCAAAATGTGGGCGATATAGCCGTTGATTGGAAATCGGGCACCATATGGGTAGGTACGGGCGAGAACAATGCTTCCCGTTCTTCATATGCAGGTATTGGTATATTAAAATCCTCTGACAAGGGAAAAACATGGACCAACGTGGGCCTGCAGGATTCACATCATATAGGTCGTATTTTAATCAATCCCACTAATCCGGATGAAGTAGTAGTGGGCGTAACGGGCCATTTGTATTCGCCAAATGAGGAAAGAGGTATTTACAAAACAACTGATGGAGGAAAATCCTGGAATAGAACACTGTTCGTAAGTCCTGAAGCAGGTATTATTGATGTGGCTTTTGCCCCGAACAATTTCAACATCATGTATGCTTCAGCTTGGGAAAAAGATAGAAAAGCATGGGTATTCCTAGGAAACGGAACAGATTCAGGAATATATAAAAGTACCGATGGCGGCAGCTCCTGGACCAAAGTTTCTACTCCCGAGAGTGGATTTCCTACTGGAGACGGTGTGGGTAGGATCGGACTGGCCGTTTTTGATGAAAATACGGTTTACGCCGTTCATGATAATCAATCCAGAAGGCCAAAGAAATCTGAAGAGAAGAAAAAATCTGACGGTCTCACCAAGGAAGATTTTAAAACAATGTCTTCCGAAAACTTCTTAAAATTATCGGACAAGGAATTGAACAACTTTTTGAAGAACAACAACTTTCAAGAAAAGTACCGTGCAGAGAACGTTAAACAGATGGTACGAAGTGGAGCTGTAAAGCCAACAGATTTGGCCAAATATCTGGAAGATGCCAATTCCATGCTTTTTGATACACCAGTTATAGGCGCCGAGGTTTACAAAAGCACGGATAGTGGTAAAACTTGGAACAAACGGAACGAAGATTTTATAGATGATCTGTTTTATAGCTATGGTTACTATTTTGCTCAAATTAATGTAGACCCTTCCAATGTTGATAAAATCTACTTGGCCGGAGTGCCCATAATTAAATCGGACGATGGCGGAAAAACTTATACCTCTATTAACGGGGATAACGTACATTCGGACCATCATGCACTCTGGATAAACCCAAAAATGTCCGGGCACCTTATCAACGGTAACGATGGTGGGGTAAATATATCTTATGATGATGGTAAAAATTGGAGCAAGAACAATGCGCCTTCCGTGGGGCAATTTTATGCCATTAACGTGGACAATGAAGAACCCTATAATGTTTACGGAGGGTTACAGGACAATGGGGTATGGAAAGGTCCGCATGACGCCGAAGAAAACAGTGAATGGCATCAAACAGGACATTATCCATGGAAATCTATCATGGGAGGTGACGGGATGCAAGTTCAAATAGATAATAGAAATTCAGATATCGTTTACACGGGATTTCAATTTGGAAATTATTACCGTTTAGATTTAAAAAATGATAAGCGCAGCTATATACAGCCCAAACATGAGCTGGGAGAAACGCCTTACCGTTTTAATTGGCAAACACCAATATTACTTTCCCACCATAATCAGGACATTATTTATTTGGGAGGAAACAAACTACACCGGTCCTTAAACCAAGGTGACGACTGGGAGACCATTTCGGGTGACCTGACGCAAGGTGGAAAGGAAGGCGATATCGCCTATGGTACGCTGACCACAATTTCAGAATCACCTTTTAAATTTGGGCTTATCTATACGGGTAGTGATGATGGTTTGATACAAATCACCAAGGATGCAGGTGGAAGTTGGACGAACATTAGTAATTCCCTTCCAAAAAACCTGTGGGTGAGTCGGGTGGCGGCGTCCAAACACAAAAAAGAACGGGTCTACGCCACGTTAAACGGATACCGTTGGGATGATTTTACCTCCTATATCTTTGTCAGTGATGATTATGGAAAAACATGGAAATCTATTTCCAATAATATGCCAAGCTCACCGGTCAACGTTATCGTAGAAGACCCAGAAAATGAGGATTTATTATTCGCAGGTACGGACAATGGGCTGTACATCTCTTTCAATCGCGGAAGTTCTTGGGAAGTTTTCCAGAATGGTATGCCCAATGTCGCCGTGCACGATTTGGTCATACAACCCAAAGCGAAGCATCTTTTAGTAGGAACACACGGGCGCAGTATTTATAAGGCCGATATTTCAACGCTACAATTGATGGATTCGGAGCTAATGGAGAAGGACCTACATCTTTTTGACTTGGCTTCGATAAAACACAATAAGAATTGGGGAAGTTCATGGAGCTCTTGGTCCAAACCACAGACCCCAGGATTAGATATTACTTTTTATACAAATGAAGCCGATGCGTTTGAGGCGACCATTTTAAGCTCGGACGGAATCGAAGTAAGTGCCACGGAAATAGCCGCCGATGAAGGGTTAAATGTGTTATCATTTGACGTTGCATTTTCTAAAGCCGGAAAAATGAACTATTTGAAAAAACATAAAACCGAATTGACAGAAGCTAAAAACGGCAAGACCTATTTACCAGAGGGTACTTATTCCATAGTGATGAAGAGTAATGGCGCAGAAGAGAAAAAGGAGTTTACAATTGAATAA
- a CDS encoding M28 family peptidase, with protein MGRVKSCFSKLFATKVLSAFLLFAFLIGCSQSSQENTVDYFDIIRPKFTGELAYKTTEFVEQYWRVAGNTGFNKSVYWIADHLEKAGYVLENAAKEDDRLTYRIEKRPMKNPTWEPVSASLQIIGKEEPLLVSERNRNMTYLNSASTPEDGVKAEVVYVENPEDVPDLDLNGKIVFTEKGAGPFYDSLVSKGALGIITYNNPSYLQPEKNSASIQFRSLPPQTDTKLWGIALSFAAKEKLKAALKKGKTQVQVNIQTKIYPSEELTVVANIRGLKNPNERLIFSAHIQEPGANDNATGVGVQLEMATLAAKLLKENSIQADRTLTFLWGDEIISTRRYIDEDQERAKGIKYGISLDMVGENTAVTGGSFLIEKMPDPSAIWTRGDDKHSEWGGDVMTLDEMKPHFLNDFIINNFKAQGDFANWEVNTNPFEGGSDHTPFLDADIPGLLLWHFTDQFYHTDNDRLDKVSQETLKNVGTAALVSGLQLVNSDVTTARSVLKEIELSANKRLAAEFELSKKAISENKSIAEEKEILKAWEDWYLQTFESVKDMTTSTDGKLNTEIDKAKNSLKDLNEKQLSNLEQ; from the coding sequence ATGGGGAGAGTAAAAAGTTGTTTTTCAAAATTATTTGCAACAAAGGTTTTATCAGCATTTCTCTTATTTGCTTTTTTAATAGGGTGTTCCCAGAGTTCACAAGAAAATACAGTTGATTATTTTGACATCATACGTCCAAAATTTACAGGAGAGTTGGCGTACAAAACTACTGAATTTGTGGAGCAATATTGGCGGGTGGCCGGTAACACGGGATTCAATAAGAGTGTGTATTGGATAGCCGACCATTTGGAGAAAGCGGGCTATGTTCTGGAAAATGCTGCTAAAGAAGATGATCGACTCACCTACCGCATCGAAAAGCGACCGATGAAAAACCCTACTTGGGAACCAGTATCGGCAAGTTTACAAATAATTGGGAAGGAGGAGCCCCTATTGGTTTCGGAGCGTAATCGAAACATGACCTATCTCAATTCCGCATCCACTCCCGAAGACGGGGTGAAGGCTGAAGTTGTTTACGTAGAAAATCCCGAGGATGTGCCCGACCTTGACCTTAATGGTAAAATCGTATTTACAGAGAAGGGTGCAGGGCCATTTTACGACAGTTTAGTTTCTAAAGGGGCTCTGGGCATTATCACCTATAACAACCCGTCGTATTTACAACCAGAAAAAAATTCCGCCTCCATCCAATTTAGAAGCTTGCCTCCCCAAACTGATACGAAATTGTGGGGTATCGCATTGTCCTTTGCTGCCAAAGAAAAATTAAAAGCGGCTTTAAAAAAAGGTAAGACCCAAGTACAGGTAAACATCCAAACTAAAATTTATCCGTCAGAAGAACTAACTGTAGTCGCGAATATTAGAGGGCTCAAGAACCCGAATGAACGCCTAATATTCAGTGCCCATATCCAAGAACCTGGAGCAAACGACAATGCCACGGGAGTTGGGGTACAGTTGGAAATGGCTACCCTTGCCGCTAAACTCTTAAAGGAGAACAGCATACAAGCCGACCGAACCCTAACTTTTTTATGGGGAGACGAAATTATATCGACAAGAAGGTATATTGATGAGGACCAAGAACGCGCCAAAGGAATTAAATATGGGATTAGCTTGGATATGGTGGGAGAAAACACAGCGGTCACTGGGGGTTCCTTCTTAATCGAGAAAATGCCGGACCCCAGCGCCATTTGGACACGGGGAGATGACAAACACTCGGAATGGGGTGGGGATGTAATGACCTTGGACGAAATGAAACCACATTTCCTGAACGATTTTATCATCAATAACTTTAAAGCACAAGGGGACTTTGCCAACTGGGAAGTGAACACCAATCCCTTTGAAGGCGGGAGTGATCATACTCCATTTTTAGATGCTGATATTCCGGGCTTGTTATTATGGCATTTTACGGATCAATTTTACCATACCGATAATGACCGTTTGGACAAAGTCTCCCAAGAAACTTTAAAGAATGTTGGAACGGCCGCCTTGGTCAGTGGGCTACAGCTGGTAAATTCAGATGTGACTACGGCGCGTAGTGTATTGAAGGAAATAGAGCTTTCCGCGAACAAAAGACTAGCTGCCGAATTTGAGCTAAGCAAAAAAGCGATTTCAGAAAATAAATCGATTGCGGAAGAAAAGGAGATACTTAAGGCATGGGAGGATTGGTATCTCCAAACATTTGAATCTGTCAAAGATATGACCACCTCAACAGACGGAAAACTGAATACAGAAATTGACAAGGCAAAAAATTCCCTCAAGGATTTAAATGAAAAACAACTATCGAATTTGGAACAATAA
- a CDS encoding M20/M25/M40 family metallo-hydrolase, with amino-acid sequence MKKLSFLFLFVMAFQSCSEAEKQESQAELFARIDTEIKQNAKGYSTLKEATETIGHRLTGSDNGAKAEEYTFNKFKEYGFEDVAYQTFEVEAWSRGTVSLEINGEAIKVVTLGHSPVKAEVTGEVVDMGNGLEADYEAQPGAVEDKIALVYINLLEGSPEGLSNLHRSEKTALAIKYGAKGIIIINQVPNGVLLTGTASVTGELIPIPAVCIGMEDGMALKETLKTGSATATIEMTNNSDVIKARNVVATLPGSEIPQEEIVVGGHLDSWDLATGAIDNGIGSFAVLDIARAFKANNLQPKRTVKFIMFMGEEQGLLGSKHLVEEAIENNTIDNIKYMMNLDMAGNPIGMNAGGKLDNEAFYKELGATIQQQDSIFENTFSNRSGLHSDHQPFMLEGVPILSVHSNLDRSIYGCYHSDCDDFNLVNEEHMTNTARFGTMILYALANADTLPATKMDSETTKQFMIDNDLKEKLIIGGDWKWGE; translated from the coding sequence ATGAAAAAACTATCATTTCTATTTCTTTTCGTCATGGCCTTTCAGTCCTGTTCCGAAGCCGAAAAGCAAGAGTCTCAAGCAGAACTATTTGCGCGTATCGATACTGAAATAAAACAAAATGCCAAAGGATATAGCACCTTAAAAGAGGCTACGGAAACTATTGGCCACCGACTAACCGGATCGGATAACGGGGCAAAAGCTGAGGAGTACACCTTTAATAAGTTCAAAGAATACGGTTTTGAAGATGTGGCCTACCAAACCTTTGAGGTAGAGGCCTGGTCCAGGGGCACCGTTTCCTTGGAAATTAACGGAGAAGCTATTAAAGTAGTCACTTTAGGACACTCCCCTGTTAAAGCGGAGGTCACTGGAGAAGTAGTGGACATGGGTAACGGGCTGGAAGCGGATTACGAAGCCCAACCGGGAGCTGTAGAAGATAAGATTGCCTTGGTATACATTAACCTACTTGAAGGAAGCCCCGAAGGATTGAGCAATTTACACCGTAGCGAAAAAACGGCCTTGGCTATCAAATATGGGGCTAAGGGGATTATTATTATCAATCAAGTTCCCAACGGAGTTTTACTTACAGGAACGGCTTCTGTAACCGGCGAACTAATTCCCATACCTGCCGTTTGCATTGGAATGGAGGATGGAATGGCACTAAAAGAGACCCTAAAAACCGGTTCTGCCACTGCAACTATAGAAATGACCAACAATAGTGATGTAATTAAAGCACGTAATGTTGTGGCAACTTTGCCGGGAAGTGAAATTCCACAGGAGGAAATTGTTGTAGGGGGCCATTTGGATTCTTGGGATTTGGCGACTGGTGCCATTGATAATGGTATTGGTTCCTTTGCGGTTTTGGACATCGCTAGGGCCTTTAAAGCAAACAACCTTCAACCGAAAAGAACCGTAAAGTTCATCATGTTCATGGGAGAGGAACAAGGTCTATTGGGCTCCAAGCATCTTGTTGAGGAAGCTATTGAAAATAACACTATAGACAACATAAAATATATGATGAACTTGGACATGGCAGGTAATCCCATTGGCATGAACGCCGGAGGAAAATTGGATAATGAAGCCTTTTACAAGGAATTAGGAGCTACAATACAGCAACAGGATTCTATATTTGAAAATACGTTTTCCAACCGCTCCGGACTACATAGCGACCATCAGCCCTTTATGCTGGAAGGTGTTCCCATCTTATCGGTACATAGTAATTTGGACCGCTCCATCTATGGTTGCTATCATTCGGACTGTGACGATTTTAATTTGGTAAATGAGGAACACATGACCAACACGGCCCGTTTTGGTACCATGATACTATATGCTTTGGCCAATGCCGATACCTTGCCTGCCACCAAAATGGATAGCGAGACTACGAAACAGTTCATGATTGATAATGATTTAAAGGAAAAACTGATCATAGGAGGCGATTGGAAATGGGGAGAGTAA
- a CDS encoding SdpI family protein gives MIGKCLIKYERLFLLGSLILLVVGLAYFFFPPKGINHVYGYRTPSSTKNDRNWEVSNKLASRIFLGVSILMTLLLYINTEQKFMDSDDLFIISFLSGVAIIFIVVETKLWRINKKSSKSKT, from the coding sequence TTGATAGGTAAGTGTTTAATTAAATATGAAAGACTTTTTCTTCTAGGTTCGTTGATACTTTTGGTAGTAGGGCTAGCCTATTTCTTTTTCCCACCAAAAGGGATTAATCACGTTTATGGATACAGAACTCCTTCTTCCACTAAAAATGATCGGAATTGGGAGGTCTCCAATAAACTTGCTTCCCGTATATTTTTGGGTGTAAGTATTTTGATGACCCTTTTACTTTATATCAATACGGAGCAAAAGTTTATGGACAGTGACGACCTCTTCATTATCAGTTTTTTAAGTGGTGTGGCGATTATATTCATCGTAGTGGAAACAAAACTTTGGAGGATAAATAAAAAAAGTTCAAAGAGTAAGACTTAG
- a CDS encoding aminopeptidase P family protein yields the protein MKYDQIPNTLFIKNRKKFMARMKPKSIAAFNSNDIYPISADSTLPFEQHRDIFYLSGADQEETILLLFPDAMDKKHREVLFVRETNDHIAVWEGEKLTKEKATVVSGIETVYWSTDFDNVFFDLMTEAETIYFNTNEHYRQAVETQTREDRFIQKCKKEYPAHQVAKSNPILQEIRGVKEPEEIDLMQTACDITEKGFRRLLGFVKPGVWEYEIEAELLHEFVRNRSKGFAYSPIIASGNNANVLHYLENNQQCQAGDLILMDVAAEYANYSSDLSRTIPVSGKFTQRQKDVYNAVLRVKNEATKMLVPGTLWAAYHKECGKLMTSELLGLGLLDKADVQNENPDWPAYKKYFMHGTSHHIGLNTHDYGELKKPMKANMVFTVEPGIYIPEEKMGVRLEDDVVIQDKGEPFNLMRNIPIEVEEIEELMQ from the coding sequence ATGAAATACGATCAAATTCCCAATACCCTTTTTATAAAAAACCGCAAAAAGTTTATGGCGCGGATGAAGCCTAAGAGCATCGCCGCATTCAACTCCAACGATATTTATCCTATTAGTGCGGACAGCACCTTGCCTTTTGAGCAGCATCGGGATATTTTTTATTTGAGCGGTGCGGACCAGGAGGAAACCATTTTATTGTTGTTTCCGGATGCGATGGACAAAAAGCACAGGGAGGTCTTGTTCGTAAGGGAAACGAATGACCATATCGCCGTTTGGGAAGGGGAGAAATTGACCAAGGAAAAAGCTACGGTAGTCTCCGGGATAGAAACCGTCTATTGGTCAACGGATTTTGACAATGTATTTTTTGATTTGATGACCGAGGCGGAGACCATCTATTTCAACACCAACGAACATTATCGGCAGGCGGTGGAAACCCAAACCCGTGAGGATCGTTTCATTCAAAAATGTAAAAAAGAATATCCGGCGCATCAGGTTGCCAAAAGCAATCCTATTCTACAAGAAATTCGTGGGGTAAAGGAACCGGAGGAAATCGATTTGATGCAGACCGCCTGTGACATCACCGAAAAAGGTTTTAGGAGGTTACTGGGTTTTGTAAAACCAGGAGTGTGGGAATATGAGATAGAAGCGGAGTTGCTCCACGAATTTGTTCGTAACCGCTCCAAAGGGTTTGCGTATTCCCCCATTATCGCTTCCGGAAATAACGCGAACGTATTGCACTATTTGGAGAACAACCAGCAGTGCCAAGCCGGAGACTTGATATTGATGGATGTTGCCGCCGAATATGCCAATTATTCCAGTGACCTTTCCCGTACTATTCCCGTTAGCGGAAAGTTTACCCAGCGACAAAAGGATGTTTACAATGCCGTTTTACGGGTGAAGAACGAAGCGACCAAAATGTTGGTACCGGGAACCTTATGGGCCGCATATCACAAAGAATGCGGTAAATTAATGACGTCAGAATTGTTAGGATTGGGCCTTTTGGACAAAGCCGATGTACAGAATGAAAATCCGGATTGGCCAGCTTATAAGAAATATTTTATGCACGGCACAAGTCACCATATTGGTTTGAACACCCACGATTACGGAGAACTTAAAAAACCTATGAAGGCCAATATGGTATTCACCGTAGAACCGGGCATCTATATACCCGAAGAGAAAATGGGCGTTCGCTTGGAGGATGATGTCGTGATTCAAGATAAGGGTGAACCATTTAATCTGATGCGAAACATTCCTATTGAGGTGGAGGAAATAGAGGAGTTGATGCAATAA
- the brnQ gene encoding branched-chain amino acid transport system II carrier protein, translated as MFKTKETLITAFALFSLFFGAGNLILPPQLGFKSGVLWWLVTLGFCLSAVLIPILGILAHAKLQGTIFDFGKKVSPTFSLLYSFIIYAISISLPSPRTASVTHEMAIQPFFDSPSWLTSVFYFVLVFVFVMNRSKILNIIGKLLTPGIITILLLLIGITVFSFEFDFTSTQFTSPFTDGILEGYQTFDAIGAVVVGGVIIVSINIKHKSGSYEAKKALIRRAGWLAGLGLFLIYAGLILSGALVHSAFDAEISRTALLSGMARMTLGNTGNLFLSILVSLACFTTAVGIVTGTADFIKSRFADSQQAYLITAIIGSVLGVLMGQFNVDYIIAVALPALMFIYPITIVLILLNVVPEKFAAPKVFQAVVLTTILFSVPDFLGTIGLGDSITGIQAYIPLSKFSLGWVLPTSVVFMLTNFIFKKQSE; from the coding sequence ATGTTTAAAACCAAAGAAACCCTAATAACCGCCTTTGCGCTTTTCTCTCTCTTTTTTGGTGCCGGCAATTTAATTTTGCCGCCACAATTAGGCTTCAAATCCGGAGTACTTTGGTGGTTGGTAACCCTAGGTTTTTGTCTTTCTGCAGTGCTTATTCCCATCTTGGGAATCTTGGCCCATGCAAAACTGCAGGGGACCATTTTTGACTTTGGTAAAAAAGTATCCCCAACTTTCAGTTTGCTATATTCCTTTATTATCTATGCCATCTCCATAAGCCTACCTTCTCCAAGAACAGCTTCTGTTACCCATGAGATGGCCATCCAACCTTTTTTTGATAGTCCGTCATGGCTTACCAGTGTGTTTTATTTTGTACTGGTTTTCGTCTTTGTCATGAACCGTTCCAAAATCCTGAATATCATCGGTAAACTATTGACCCCGGGTATCATCACCATCCTGCTATTATTAATTGGTATTACCGTATTTTCATTTGAATTTGATTTCACGTCAACCCAATTTACAAGTCCGTTTACAGATGGTATCCTGGAAGGCTACCAGACCTTTGATGCTATTGGTGCCGTGGTCGTAGGAGGGGTTATCATTGTTTCCATTAACATCAAACATAAAAGTGGTTCCTATGAGGCTAAGAAAGCTTTGATACGTCGGGCTGGCTGGCTGGCCGGCCTGGGACTTTTCCTTATTTATGCTGGACTTATCCTCTCTGGCGCATTGGTCCACAGTGCTTTTGATGCGGAAATTTCACGAACCGCTTTGCTTTCGGGAATGGCACGTATGACCTTAGGGAATACCGGCAATCTATTTCTAAGTATTTTGGTGAGTTTGGCCTGCTTTACCACGGCCGTGGGGATTGTTACCGGAACGGCCGACTTTATAAAATCCCGTTTTGCGGATTCACAACAAGCGTATTTGATTACCGCGATTATTGGAAGTGTTTTGGGAGTGCTTATGGGACAATTTAACGTAGACTATATCATTGCCGTGGCACTCCCCGCTTTAATGTTTATATACCCTATTACTATTGTCCTTATTCTACTTAATGTAGTACCTGAAAAATTTGCTGCTCCTAAAGTATTTCAGGCTGTTGTACTCACGACCATATTATTTAGCGTTCCAGATTTTTTAGGAACCATTGGATTAGGGGATTCCATTACTGGAATACAAGCCTATATTCCCTTAAGTAAATTTAGTTTGGGGTGGGTACTGCCGACTTCGGTGGTTTTTATGCTGACCAATTTCATTTTTAAAAAGCAAAGTGAGTGA
- a CDS encoding helix-turn-helix domain-containing protein codes for MEFILNAGLGIGVLMVLLLLFKKNKSQSDYLFLGWISVTLGQIAFYEVTLFQFPIHGFWSIPFFSLPLLGAPLLFLYISSLTGHRVSWRTAFLHLGVYVVYVAMFYVLQQKDNVALTANNGYFDLSKSPPKWMQYYAIPLAISGLVYCVWDLLLLRKHRRNIVALFSFDEKINLKWLSYVVYAYLVLFVLASFLIFGASQFQLFPIENAFALVGIILSLMLIAFGFYGFRQTAIFSNMDSKAIAGLDIEANSSERVSYSKSGLTSEKIEIMASRLSKFMEVEKPFLNDNLNLSQLAEQSGISQSHLSQVINQHFHMNFYDFVNRYRVEEAKKKLSSTNFDHLSVLGIAFECGFKSKSSFNRYFKKYTGLPPSAFKKI; via the coding sequence ATGGTATTGCTCCTGCTTTTTAAGAAAAACAAAAGCCAGAGCGATTATCTATTTTTAGGATGGATTTCAGTCACCTTGGGCCAAATCGCCTTTTATGAGGTGACCCTATTTCAATTTCCAATTCATGGATTTTGGTCTATTCCATTTTTTAGCCTGCCATTGCTCGGCGCACCCCTGCTATTTCTTTATATTTCATCGCTGACCGGGCATCGTGTTTCATGGAGAACTGCTTTTTTGCATTTGGGAGTCTATGTGGTTTATGTTGCCATGTTTTATGTTTTGCAACAAAAAGACAATGTTGCCCTCACGGCCAATAATGGGTACTTTGATCTCTCAAAAAGTCCGCCAAAATGGATGCAATACTACGCCATTCCATTAGCGATTTCAGGATTAGTCTATTGTGTTTGGGACTTATTGTTGCTAAGAAAACATAGACGTAACATTGTAGCCCTTTTCTCATTTGATGAGAAAATCAATTTGAAGTGGTTGAGCTATGTCGTGTATGCCTATTTGGTACTTTTTGTATTGGCATCCTTTCTGATTTTTGGAGCAAGTCAATTTCAACTTTTCCCTATTGAAAATGCTTTTGCTCTTGTAGGAATCATTTTAAGTCTAATGCTAATTGCTTTTGGCTTTTATGGATTTCGACAAACAGCGATTTTTTCAAATATGGATTCGAAAGCAATTGCCGGTTTGGACATTGAGGCCAATAGTTCAGAAAGGGTATCCTATTCAAAATCGGGCCTTACCTCAGAAAAAATCGAAATTATGGCAAGTCGATTATCCAAATTCATGGAGGTTGAAAAGCCCTTTTTAAATGATAACCTTAACTTATCGCAACTTGCCGAACAAAGTGGAATCTCACAGTCGCATCTCTCACAGGTCATCAACCAGCATTTTCACATGAACTTCTATGACTTTGTAAATCGCTATCGTGTTGAAGAGGCCAAAAAGAAACTGTCCTCAACCAATTTCGATCATTTATCCGTTTTAGGAATTGCCTTCGAGTGCGGGTTCAAATCAAAATCCTCGTTTAACCGGTACTTCAAAAAATATACGGGCCTCCCACCCTCCGCATTCAAGAAAATATAG